The Nocardioides panzhihuensis genome has a segment encoding these proteins:
- a CDS encoding L-serine ammonia-lyase: MALSAFDLYSIGIGPSSSHTVGPMRAAKIFVDGLVEDGQLDAVTRVKAELFGSLGATGHGHGSAGAVLLGLEGEEPATVDTRSSSARVAAIRERGELSLGGHRPIRFADDTDLVMHRRKSLPGHPNGMVFTAYDASGQVRRERTYYSVGGGFVVDEHASGVARVVPDSSRVRFPFTTGAELLSTCEREGFRVSDLMLANELTWRTQAEVRAGLLEIWRVMVDCVQAGCDRDPVTDGVLPGGLRVPRRAPLLHRDLASGAGAQDPFRVMDWVNLFALAVNEENASGGRVVTAPTNGAAGIVPAVLHYWVRFVAPAAGLDEAANEDGIVRFLLTAAAIGILCKTNASISGAEVGCQGEVGSACAMAAGALCEVLGGSPEQVENAAEVGIEHNLGLTCDPVGGLVQIPCIERNAIGSVKAINAARLALNGDGSHKVSLDKALKTMRETGADMKVKYKETSRGGLAVNVIEC, translated from the coding sequence ATGGCCCTGAGCGCCTTCGACCTGTACTCGATCGGGATCGGCCCGTCCTCCTCGCACACCGTCGGACCGATGCGTGCCGCGAAGATCTTCGTCGACGGCCTCGTCGAGGACGGTCAGCTGGACGCGGTGACGCGGGTGAAGGCCGAACTGTTCGGGTCGCTCGGCGCGACCGGTCACGGGCACGGCTCGGCCGGGGCGGTGCTGCTCGGTCTCGAGGGCGAGGAGCCGGCGACCGTCGACACGCGGTCGTCCTCGGCGCGGGTGGCGGCCATCCGTGAGCGCGGGGAGCTGTCGCTGGGCGGCCACCGCCCGATCCGCTTCGCCGATGACACCGACCTGGTGATGCACCGGCGCAAGAGCCTGCCCGGCCACCCCAACGGCATGGTGTTCACTGCCTACGACGCCTCGGGCCAGGTACGCCGCGAGCGGACCTACTACTCCGTCGGCGGTGGCTTCGTGGTCGACGAGCACGCCTCGGGTGTCGCGCGGGTCGTCCCCGACAGCTCGCGCGTCCGGTTTCCGTTCACCACCGGTGCCGAGCTGCTCAGCACCTGCGAGCGCGAGGGGTTCCGGGTCTCCGACCTCATGCTCGCGAACGAGCTCACCTGGCGTACGCAGGCCGAGGTCCGCGCCGGTCTCCTGGAGATCTGGCGGGTGATGGTCGACTGCGTGCAGGCCGGCTGCGACCGTGATCCGGTCACCGACGGCGTACTTCCTGGTGGTCTGCGGGTCCCGCGCCGGGCGCCGCTGCTCCACCGCGACCTGGCGTCCGGGGCTGGCGCCCAGGACCCCTTCCGGGTCATGGACTGGGTCAACCTGTTCGCCCTGGCGGTGAACGAGGAGAACGCCTCCGGCGGCCGGGTCGTCACCGCTCCCACCAACGGCGCGGCCGGCATCGTGCCCGCCGTCCTGCACTACTGGGTACGTTTCGTGGCGCCTGCGGCCGGCTTGGACGAGGCCGCGAACGAGGACGGCATCGTCCGGTTCCTGCTCACCGCGGCCGCCATCGGGATCCTCTGCAAGACGAACGCCTCGATCTCCGGCGCCGAGGTCGGCTGTCAGGGCGAGGTCGGCTCGGCCTGCGCGATGGCGGCCGGTGCGCTGTGCGAAGTGCTGGGCGGCAGCCCGGAGCAGGTGGAGAACGCGGCGGAGGTCGGGATCGAGCACAACCTCGGTCTCACCTGCGACCCGGTCGGCGGGCTGGTGCAGATCCCGTGCATCGAACGCAACGCGATCGGCAGCGTGAAGGCGATCAACGCCGCCCGCCTCGCCCTCAACGGCGACGGCTCCCACAAGGTCAGCCTGGACAAGGCACTGAAGACGATGCGCGAGACCGGGGCCGACATGAAGGTCAAGTACAAGGAGACCTCCCGCGGCGGCCTGGCGGTCAACGTCATCGAGTGCTGA
- a CDS encoding type II toxin-antitoxin system PemK/MazF family toxin, with protein sequence MQRGEVWWVEFDERRLVVLLSEDDASAIQVMQVVAPAGVDITGLGVEVAVGTMEGLPFDGVLRFALPRPGLTPCTWLTTLSREDLIERAGALSAAKISEIEDALRLGGLG encoded by the coding sequence GTGCAACGTGGCGAAGTCTGGTGGGTGGAGTTCGACGAGCGGCGGCTGGTGGTGCTGCTGTCTGAAGACGACGCGTCCGCGATCCAGGTGATGCAGGTCGTCGCGCCGGCGGGTGTCGACATCACCGGTCTGGGCGTCGAGGTGGCAGTAGGCACCATGGAAGGACTGCCCTTTGACGGCGTCCTTCGGTTCGCGCTTCCGCGTCCAGGCTTGACCCCTTGTACGTGGCTGACCACCCTGTCCCGGGAAGACCTGATCGAGCGAGCAGGCGCCCTGTCCGCCGCGAAGATCAGCGAGATCGAGGATGCCCTCCGTCTCGGTGGCCTCGGGTAG
- the gcvH gene encoding glycine cleavage system protein GcvH → MSTAMSNPSHLSYTAEHEWIETRDEVARVGVTAFATEALGDIVFVELPEVGSEITGGESCGELESTKSVSDLFAPADGEVLAINSAVVDDPALINSDPFGAGWLFEMRISNAPDLLDAAAYDALIEE, encoded by the coding sequence ATGAGCACCGCCATGAGCAACCCGTCCCACCTGTCCTACACCGCCGAGCACGAATGGATCGAGACCCGCGACGAGGTCGCGCGCGTCGGGGTCACCGCCTTCGCCACCGAGGCGCTGGGCGACATCGTCTTCGTCGAGCTGCCCGAGGTGGGCAGCGAGATCACCGGGGGAGAGAGCTGCGGTGAGCTGGAGTCGACGAAGTCGGTCAGCGACCTCTTCGCGCCCGCCGACGGCGAGGTGCTCGCGATCAACTCGGCGGTCGTCGATGACCCTGCGCTGATCAACAGCGACCCGTTCGGCGCCGGCTGGCTCTTCGAGATGCGCATCTCGAACGCTCCCGATCTGCTCGACGCCGCGGCCTACGACGCTTTGATCGAGGAGTGA
- a CDS encoding FBP domain-containing protein, with the protein MISMKPLTETDVRSSFVNLTKGATKRLNMPVDLAERPWGDLDYLGWQDPKAPQNHYLVTEHDGRLCGVALRASRETRGPRKTMCALCTTVGDVALLVASRAGRSGQDGNSVGTYICADLDCSLKARNKRKPDTPVIHETLSVEQKVDRLLGNLDSFVARVLRPA; encoded by the coding sequence ATGATCAGTATGAAGCCGCTGACCGAGACCGACGTACGCTCCTCGTTCGTCAACCTCACCAAGGGTGCGACCAAGCGCCTCAACATGCCCGTTGACCTGGCCGAACGGCCGTGGGGCGACCTGGACTACCTCGGCTGGCAGGACCCGAAGGCGCCGCAGAACCACTACCTCGTCACCGAGCACGACGGCCGTCTCTGCGGCGTCGCCCTCCGCGCCTCGCGCGAGACGCGCGGGCCGCGGAAGACCATGTGTGCGCTGTGCACCACGGTCGGGGACGTCGCGCTGCTGGTCGCCTCGCGCGCCGGCCGCTCCGGGCAGGACGGCAACTCCGTCGGCACCTACATCTGCGCCGACCTCGACTGCTCCCTCAAGGCGCGCAACAAGCGCAAGCCCGACACCCCTGTCATCCACGAGACCCTCAGCGTCGAGCAGAAGGTCGACCGGCTGCTCGGCAACCTCGACTCGTTCGTCGCGCGGGTGCTCCGGCCGGCGTGA